Proteins encoded within one genomic window of Balneolaceae bacterium:
- a CDS encoding alpha/beta fold hydrolase, which produces MAYKTWGSLNKEKNNVILICHALTGHAAADEWFPGIFGKGKVCDPEKNFIICINVPGSPYGSVGPWSVHPKTGDPYRNSFPKITVRDMVRFQQQFLDQLGITGIELVLGGSLGGMQALEFVIMDERIQSAALIAMGKSHSPWAIGISHAQRRVIYADPNWKNGHYNRGEGPKKGLATARMMAMITYRAPSDYDRKFGRKLPGEHLPVPGGVVPGLPGRKTGRQV; this is translated from the coding sequence GTGGCCTATAAAACATGGGGTTCTCTGAATAAAGAGAAGAACAATGTGATATTGATCTGCCACGCCCTGACCGGCCACGCAGCAGCTGATGAATGGTTTCCCGGAATCTTTGGTAAAGGGAAAGTTTGCGATCCCGAAAAGAATTTTATCATCTGCATTAATGTGCCCGGCAGCCCATACGGATCGGTTGGACCTTGGTCTGTTCATCCAAAAACCGGTGATCCGTACAGAAATTCATTCCCGAAAATTACCGTCCGCGATATGGTTCGGTTTCAACAGCAGTTTTTAGATCAGCTTGGAATTACCGGCATTGAGCTGGTACTTGGCGGCTCACTCGGCGGTATGCAGGCATTGGAATTCGTGATTATGGATGAGCGGATTCAATCTGCCGCACTTATTGCCATGGGGAAATCGCATAGCCCCTGGGCAATTGGAATTAGTCATGCCCAGCGGCGGGTTATTTATGCCGATCCCAATTGGAAAAACGGTCATTATAATAGAGGCGAAGGTCCCAAAAAAGGCCTTGCAACCGCACGAATGATGGCAATGATCACCTATCGGGCTCCTTCAGATTATGACAGAAAATTCGGGCGGAAACTTCCAGGGGAACACCTCCCAGTTCCAGGTGGAGTCGTACCTGGATTACCAGGGCGAAAAACTGGCCGGCAGGTTTGA
- a CDS encoding OsmC family protein, translated as MSTAETVINNVNNDKLKDSLLNLIQGIQENPGQADATFKANSTLENGFLSNIKIRNFEFISDEPAEFGGTNEGPNPVEYVLGAFAACQEIVIKAYATVLDIDIKAVHVEVDGDLDLHGFLNLSEERAGFKSVSYKTTIETNETDTEKLKALEKLSVDRCPVHDIISNPVKIDGQVDFKKF; from the coding sequence ATGAGTACAGCAGAAACAGTAATTAATAATGTTAACAACGATAAACTGAAAGATTCACTTTTGAATCTAATCCAGGGAATCCAGGAAAATCCCGGACAGGCAGATGCCACATTTAAAGCAAACTCCACACTTGAAAACGGATTTTTGTCGAACATAAAAATCAGGAACTTTGAATTTATTTCAGACGAACCAGCTGAATTTGGCGGGACAAATGAAGGACCGAACCCGGTAGAATATGTTTTAGGTGCATTTGCAGCTTGCCAGGAAATTGTAATTAAGGCCTATGCCACAGTATTAGATATCGATATAAAAGCGGTACATGTTGAAGTGGACGGTGATCTGGACCTGCATGGTTTCCTGAATCTTTCGGAAGAACGTGCCGGTTTTAAATCTGTCTCCTATAAAACAACAATTGAAACGAATGAAACAGATACAGAAAAACTTAAAGCTCTTGAAAAGCTTTCGGTAGATCGATGCCCGGTTCATGATATCATAAGTAATCCTGTAAAAATTGATGGCCAGGTAGATTTCAAGAAGTTTTGA
- a CDS encoding PLP-dependent transferase: MNFWEVFGEDGPFGNIAFAIRARVDGSADVGPAPSPFNSFLLLQGLETSYLRIERHNENALTLAKWLQENENVSWVSYTGLPDHPSHENAKKYLQEGKFGSVFTFGVEGGYDAARSFIEGVELSSHLANVGDAKTLVIHPASTTHQQLSEEEQAASGVKQDLVRVSVGIEHIDDIIGDFEQAFKNV; the protein is encoded by the coding sequence TTGAACTTCTGGGAAGTTTTTGGTGAAGACGGACCGTTCGGAAACATCGCTTTTGCGATCCGTGCCCGTGTTGACGGATCTGCGGATGTTGGACCGGCTCCTTCCCCATTCAACAGTTTCCTGTTGCTTCAAGGATTGGAAACCTCTTATCTCCGGATTGAGCGTCATAACGAAAACGCTCTGACACTTGCCAAATGGCTCCAGGAAAATGAAAATGTCTCGTGGGTTAGCTACACTGGCCTGCCTGATCATCCTTCTCACGAAAATGCCAAGAAATACCTCCAGGAAGGTAAATTCGGATCTGTCTTTACATTTGGTGTAGAAGGCGGTTACGATGCAGCACGCTCGTTTATTGAAGGTGTCGAGCTCTCAAGCCACCTTGCAAATGTGGGTGATGCTAAAACACTGGTAATCCACCCTGCTTCTACAACTCATCAGCAACTTTCTGAAGAAGAACAAGCTGCAAGTGGTGTGAAGCAAGATCTCGTTCGGGTTTCTGTGGGTATTGAACATATCGATGACATCATCGGAGACTTTGAACAAGCGTTTAAAAACGTATAA
- a CDS encoding aminotransferase class I/II-fold pyridoxal phosphate-dependent enzyme — protein MSNNGEEKNYKFETLQLHAGQEPDPTTGSRAVPIYQTTSYEFDDADHAADLFALKEFGNIYTRIMNPTTDVFEQRMAALEGGAAAVATASGQSAQFLAVTNLAQAGDNIVSTQNLYGGTYNQFKVTLPRLGIDVKFSADDSPESFDNLIDDNTKALYVESIGNPRGNVPDFDGISAVAKKHGIALIVDNTFGAAGSIARPIDHGANVVVQSASKWIGGHGTSIGGVIVDAGNFNWGKWQLPTVYGTFSILSRIELLGSFW, from the coding sequence ATGAGTAACAACGGAGAAGAAAAAAACTACAAATTCGAAACACTGCAACTACATGCAGGGCAAGAACCCGATCCAACCACGGGGTCACGGGCAGTACCGATCTATCAAACCACGTCTTACGAGTTTGATGATGCCGATCATGCTGCTGATCTCTTTGCATTAAAAGAGTTTGGCAATATTTATACCCGCATCATGAATCCAACAACCGACGTTTTTGAACAACGAATGGCTGCGTTGGAAGGAGGAGCTGCAGCCGTTGCTACAGCTTCAGGTCAGTCTGCACAATTCCTGGCGGTTACAAATCTTGCCCAGGCAGGAGACAATATCGTATCCACGCAAAATCTTTATGGTGGAACGTATAACCAATTTAAGGTTACTCTGCCAAGGCTCGGTATTGACGTTAAATTTTCAGCAGATGATTCACCGGAATCATTTGATAATTTAATTGATGATAATACCAAAGCACTATATGTAGAATCCATTGGGAACCCTCGTGGAAATGTACCTGATTTTGATGGTATTTCTGCTGTAGCCAAAAAACATGGTATTGCACTCATTGTAGATAATACATTTGGTGCGGCAGGTTCTATTGCCCGTCCCATCGATCACGGAGCAAATGTTGTCGTTCAGTCTGCTAGCAAATGGATTGGCGGCCACGGAACCAGCATCGGCGGAGTCATTGTTGATGCCGGGAATTTCAACTGGGGCAAATGGCAACTACCCACTGTTTACGGAACCTTCTCCATCTTATCACGGATTGAACTTCTGGGAAGTTTTTGGTGA
- a CDS encoding methyltransferase domain-containing protein: MTAVNGTISHSVKEYYGKVLQGTKDLKTTACCTTDSVPSRYKKIFELIEDDILDRFYGCGSPIPDELAGKTVLDLGCGSGRDSYLVSKLVGAEGRVIGVDMTDEQLDVANRNLDQQMENFGFSEPNIEFKKGYIENLNELGIEDNSVDVVISNCVINLSPDKRSVYSEIFRVLKPGGELYFSDVFADRRIPEHLKEDPVLYGECLSGAMYTEDFRRMLKEIGCPDYRMLTSSRIDIENEEIEQKVGMINFYSITIRAFKLDSLEDICEDYGQVATYHGTIENHPHSFDLDDHHTFYTGKPMLVCGNTAAMVGETRFKDHFTVTGDRSVHYGAFDCGETPVASETGDDTPAAACC; this comes from the coding sequence ATGACAGCCGTTAACGGAACCATTTCACACAGTGTAAAAGAGTATTATGGTAAAGTGCTGCAAGGTACAAAAGACCTGAAAACCACCGCCTGTTGTACGACGGATTCAGTTCCTTCCCGATACAAAAAAATCTTTGAGTTAATTGAGGATGATATTTTAGACCGGTTTTACGGTTGTGGATCACCAATACCGGATGAATTGGCGGGCAAGACAGTTTTAGATTTGGGATGTGGAAGCGGCCGTGATTCATACCTTGTCTCGAAGCTGGTGGGTGCCGAAGGTCGGGTCATCGGGGTAGATATGACGGATGAACAACTGGATGTGGCAAATCGAAATCTGGATCAACAGATGGAAAATTTTGGATTCAGTGAACCAAATATTGAGTTTAAAAAGGGGTACATAGAAAATCTGAATGAACTTGGTATTGAGGATAATTCCGTAGATGTAGTGATCTCTAACTGTGTGATTAATCTATCTCCTGATAAAAGATCCGTATACAGTGAAATTTTCCGTGTTCTTAAACCGGGCGGCGAGTTGTATTTTTCTGATGTCTTTGCAGATCGGCGGATACCGGAGCACCTCAAAGAAGATCCTGTTCTGTATGGGGAATGTTTATCTGGTGCAATGTACACGGAAGATTTCAGAAGAATGCTTAAAGAGATTGGGTGCCCCGATTATCGAATGCTGACCAGCAGTAGAATTGATATTGAAAATGAAGAGATTGAGCAAAAAGTGGGAATGATTAATTTTTATTCCATTACAATTCGAGCTTTTAAGTTGGATTCATTAGAAGATATATGTGAGGATTACGGACAGGTAGCCACCTATCATGGTACAATTGAGAACCATCCGCACAGTTTTGACCTGGATGATCATCATACGTTTTACACAGGAAAGCCGATGCTTGTTTGTGGAAATACGGCGGCTATGGTAGGAGAGACCCGGTTCAAAGATCACTTTACGGTAACCGGCGACCGGTCGGTACACTATGGTGCGTTCGATTGCGGGGAGACACCGGTTGCATCTGAAACGGGTGATGATACACCGGCTGCTGCTTGCTGTTGA
- the era gene encoding GTPase Era → MTEQPHKSGYAAIIGKPNAGKSTLMNRILGSKISITTHKAQTTRHQVVGIYSDDNTQIIFLDTPGVITPKYELQRAMMNTVNRARADADVLLFIFDPTDKYPTHEVIELLKSINKPTILVVNKMDRVKNKTGELKADEIEDKLSISSTHFVSALNGEGITELLEDIRSHLQPGPPFYPKEDLSEHPVRFFVSELIREQLYLQFQQEIPYSCTVDIVSYDADIDIDRISANIIVNRKSQKGMLIGKGGKAIKKLGIEARKAIQEFIGKKVFLDLHVKVREKWREDENWVRNLGY, encoded by the coding sequence TTGACTGAACAACCTCACAAATCCGGTTATGCAGCCATCATCGGGAAACCGAATGCTGGAAAATCTACACTTATGAATCGGATTCTCGGCAGCAAGATCTCCATTACAACTCACAAAGCCCAGACTACTCGTCACCAGGTGGTGGGAATCTATTCGGATGATAATACTCAAATTATATTCCTGGATACGCCGGGAGTAATTACTCCAAAATATGAGTTGCAGCGGGCAATGATGAATACCGTCAACCGCGCGCGGGCCGATGCAGATGTGCTCCTGTTTATTTTTGACCCCACTGACAAATATCCAACCCATGAAGTGATTGAACTGCTTAAATCGATCAATAAGCCAACGATCCTGGTAGTAAACAAAATGGATCGGGTGAAGAATAAAACCGGCGAACTGAAAGCCGATGAAATTGAAGATAAACTGAGTATCTCATCCACACATTTTGTATCTGCACTGAACGGTGAAGGCATAACAGAACTGCTGGAAGATATTCGATCACACCTTCAACCTGGCCCGCCTTTCTACCCAAAAGAAGACTTAAGTGAACATCCTGTCCGGTTTTTTGTCTCCGAATTGATTCGCGAACAACTCTATCTGCAATTCCAACAGGAGATTCCATACTCATGCACAGTGGATATTGTCTCATATGATGCAGATATCGACATTGACAGAATTTCTGCGAATATCATCGTCAATCGAAAATCACAAAAAGGAATGCTGATTGGGAAAGGCGGCAAAGCTATTAAAAAGCTGGGTATCGAGGCTCGAAAAGCTATTCAGGAGTTTATTGGCAAAAAAGTATTTCTCGATCTCCACGTAAAAGTACGCGAAAAATGGAGAGAAGATGAAAATTGGGTGAGGAACTTGGGGTATTAG